A section of the Pseudomonas fluorescens genome encodes:
- the lapG gene encoding cysteine protease LapG: protein MAVRFTSSRVLCWLFSALLLAGLLPGGLHADWDFSQISRRATALYGPLGAGQQRIDDWQQLLATQKQGSELEQLKVVNLFFNKRVRYVEDIDLWNQVDYWETPIEALWKGAGDCEDYAIAKYFSLRHLGVSSDKLRITYVKALRQNRAHMVLTYYSTPEAMPLVLDSLIDEIQPASQRTDLLPVYSFNAEGLYLPGAKGNKKVGDTKRLSRWQDVLKKMRAEGFPAEPAN from the coding sequence TTGGCGGTACGTTTTACTTCCTCGCGGGTTCTGTGCTGGCTGTTTTCAGCGCTGCTGCTGGCTGGCTTATTGCCTGGCGGGCTGCATGCCGATTGGGATTTCTCCCAGATCAGCCGGCGCGCCACTGCGCTCTATGGGCCGCTGGGTGCGGGGCAGCAGCGCATTGATGACTGGCAGCAGCTGTTGGCCACGCAAAAACAGGGCAGCGAGCTGGAGCAGCTCAAGGTGGTCAACCTGTTCTTCAACAAGCGTGTGCGCTATGTCGAAGATATCGACTTGTGGAATCAGGTCGATTATTGGGAGACGCCCATCGAAGCCCTGTGGAAAGGCGCCGGCGATTGTGAAGACTACGCCATCGCCAAATATTTCAGCCTGCGGCACCTGGGTGTTTCCAGCGACAAATTGCGCATTACCTACGTCAAGGCATTGCGGCAGAATCGCGCCCATATGGTCTTGACCTATTATTCGACCCCAGAGGCCATGCCGCTGGTACTCGACAGCCTGATCGACGAAATCCAGCCTGCCAGCCAACGGACCGACTTGCTGCCGGTCTATTCCTTCAACGCCGAAGGCTTGTACCTGCCCGGCGCCAAGGGCAACAAGAAGGTCGGCGACACCAAACGCCTGTCACGTTGGCAGGATGTGCTGAAGAAAATGCGTGCGGAAGGCTTCCCTGCCGAGCCGGCCAACTAG
- a CDS encoding GntR family transcriptional regulator, producing the protein MTHKPNPLSSIKISGPIPAHLARSVIEETLRNAILDGRLPCGTAMRQQELASLFGVSRMPVREALRQLEAQSLLHVVTHKGAVVAPLIEDNSAETYALRILLESEALRLSIPRLEPSDIEQAGTLIDTLERETDYTEIGRLNRLFHMALYGKAPNQRLLNLVEHGLNEEERFLRFNLEAMGLGETSQEDHRELLNLVAQKKVEQSVLTLRNHLMRGMEVITHYLNSIEQENDKGTR; encoded by the coding sequence GTGACGCACAAGCCGAACCCTTTGAGCAGCATCAAGATCAGTGGGCCCATTCCCGCCCACCTCGCCCGCTCCGTCATTGAAGAAACATTGCGCAACGCCATACTGGATGGCCGCCTGCCCTGCGGTACTGCCATGCGTCAGCAGGAGCTGGCCAGCCTGTTTGGAGTAAGCCGGATGCCGGTGCGTGAAGCCCTGCGCCAACTGGAGGCACAGTCGCTGCTCCATGTTGTAACCCATAAAGGTGCGGTGGTTGCCCCGCTGATTGAAGATAACTCGGCTGAGACCTATGCCTTGCGTATTCTCCTGGAGTCGGAGGCACTGCGCCTATCGATCCCACGGCTTGAGCCGAGTGATATCGAGCAGGCAGGCACCTTGATCGACACTCTTGAGCGCGAAACCGACTACACCGAAATCGGCCGGCTCAACCGCCTGTTTCATATGGCGCTGTATGGCAAGGCTCCCAACCAGCGATTGTTGAACCTGGTGGAACACGGGCTGAATGAGGAGGAGCGGTTCCTGAGGTTCAACCTTGAAGCCATGGGGCTGGGCGAAACCTCCCAGGAGGACCACCGCGAACTGCTGAACCTCGTAGCGCAGAAAAAGGTCGAGCAGAGCGTGCTGACGCTGCGCAATCACCTGATGCGCGGGATGGAGGTGATCACTCATTACCTCAACAGCATTGAACAGGAGAACGATAAAGGAACGCGTTGA
- a CDS encoding diiron oxygenase, giving the protein MNAADYRSFAADWEHQATIRTRPRRLLEDDDKLIYPPCRQPLVLSANFLEHCPQLRDFVLVQTFYKFINDVVIFETEIVDKTARSIAKNRFSVPFPATCRYDAMTVVVDEDYHALVALDFMQQTQERTGIAPLALPAAIELSRAIPVAQALAPAHLRDAVELVCVAIAENTVTHDVAAFAKDDSVKHSVRGLMADHLADEGRHASFWTCLVRLYWQTASEEDRHCIARILPIFLQHYLTNDLQREFDLRLIDHLDINPNIREALRVEVNALAFPITRQHPLIGNIMGFLRRSGLLQTPCVIQALSAYLPVCGSQP; this is encoded by the coding sequence GTGAACGCTGCCGACTACCGCTCGTTTGCAGCCGACTGGGAGCATCAGGCAACCATCCGGACTCGCCCGCGACGCCTGCTGGAAGATGACGACAAGTTGATCTACCCCCCCTGCCGCCAACCGCTGGTACTCAGTGCGAATTTTCTCGAACATTGCCCGCAGTTGCGCGATTTTGTCCTGGTGCAGACGTTCTACAAGTTCATCAACGACGTGGTGATCTTTGAAACCGAGATCGTCGATAAAACAGCAAGGAGCATCGCCAAGAATCGCTTTTCGGTGCCCTTCCCTGCGACGTGCCGCTATGACGCCATGACCGTGGTGGTCGATGAAGATTATCACGCCCTCGTTGCCCTGGATTTCATGCAGCAAACCCAGGAGAGAACGGGTATTGCACCACTGGCGCTACCTGCGGCCATAGAGTTGAGCCGCGCCATACCCGTCGCACAAGCCTTGGCACCTGCGCATCTGCGTGACGCCGTGGAGCTGGTCTGCGTAGCGATTGCCGAAAACACGGTCACCCATGACGTGGCGGCGTTCGCCAAGGATGACAGCGTCAAACACTCGGTCAGGGGGTTGATGGCCGACCATCTGGCAGACGAGGGTCGCCACGCCAGCTTCTGGACCTGCCTGGTACGGCTCTACTGGCAAACGGCAAGTGAAGAAGACCGCCACTGTATCGCCCGAATCCTGCCGATATTCCTGCAACACTACTTGACCAACGACCTGCAAAGGGAGTTTGACCTGCGATTGATCGACCATCTGGATATCAATCCCAACATCCGCGAAGCACTGCGGGTCGAAGTCAACGCCCTGGCCTTCCCTATCACCCGACAGCACCCGCTGATCGGTAACATCATGGGGTTCTTGCGTCGTAGCGGACTGCTGCAAACCCCTTGTGTCATCCAAGCGTTGAGCGCCTATCTGCCCGTATGCGGGAGCCAGCCATGA
- the lapD gene encoding cyclic di-GMP receptor LapD — MSLFKQLLIAICLFLVVAFSGSFMVSLESSRTQYVNQLRSHAQDAATALALSLTPNIDDPAMVELLVSSIFDSGYYASIRVVDVTNGQPIVERSGIPDNNGVPNWFVKLIGLEPAGGDALVSRGWEQAARVEVVSHPMFALAKLWQSALGSLGWLLLCGAVSAVLGALLLRRQLKPLDYMVKQSHAIARREFLSLPDLPRTPELRRVVQAMNQMVEKLKALFQEQAERSEKLRVESYQDNLTGLANRRYFEMQLNARVSNPEETSSGYLLVLRVKDLAGLNQRLGGQRTDQLLQAVGEQLLRQCEPYPETHNLVTRIRGGEFAVLAPGLMREEALQLAQNLESTLQSLQATGASDVSPVACIGLAPFNHGDSPQALLTLADQALAQAETLGDVSWVCLDHSAAASVGDDHHAWHSLLDQALIQQRFELYFQPVVASQDPQRVLHYKVLSRLVDGQGHTIPAGRFLPWLERFGWSARLDRLMLELVLKQMASHKHALALNLSAATLADPQALSRVFDLLRQHASLGPRLTLEIGEEQVPEQAVLEQLTQRLRELNFSLSLQRFGGRFSMIGNLARLGLAYLKIDGSYIRDIDQESDKRLFIEAIQRAAHSIDLPLIAERVETEGELKVIREMGIFGVQGQLFGEPAPWR; from the coding sequence ATGTCACTGTTCAAACAGCTGTTGATCGCTATCTGTCTGTTCCTGGTGGTCGCCTTCAGTGGCAGCTTCATGGTCAGCCTGGAAAGCTCGCGTACCCAGTACGTGAACCAACTGCGCTCCCACGCGCAGGACGCGGCGACAGCCCTGGCATTGTCCCTGACGCCAAACATCGACGACCCGGCGATGGTCGAGCTGCTGGTCAGCTCGATCTTCGACAGCGGTTATTACGCGAGCATCCGTGTGGTTGACGTGACTAATGGCCAGCCCATCGTCGAGCGCAGCGGCATCCCAGACAACAACGGCGTGCCCAACTGGTTCGTCAAGCTGATCGGCCTGGAGCCGGCCGGTGGCGATGCCTTGGTCAGCCGTGGCTGGGAGCAGGCGGCACGGGTCGAGGTGGTCAGCCATCCGATGTTCGCCCTGGCCAAGCTGTGGCAGAGCGCCCTGGGCAGCCTGGGGTGGCTGCTGCTGTGCGGTGCGGTGAGTGCGGTGCTGGGCGCGTTGCTGCTGCGCCGGCAACTCAAGCCTTTGGACTATATGGTCAAGCAGTCCCATGCCATTGCCCGCCGCGAGTTCCTGAGCCTGCCGGATCTGCCGCGCACCCCGGAACTGCGTCGCGTGGTGCAGGCGATGAACCAGATGGTCGAAAAACTCAAGGCCCTGTTCCAGGAGCAGGCCGAGCGCAGCGAAAAGCTGCGGGTGGAGTCTTACCAGGACAACCTCACGGGCCTGGCCAACCGTCGCTATTTCGAGATGCAGCTCAACGCCCGGGTCAGCAACCCCGAGGAAACCAGCTCAGGCTACCTGCTGGTGCTGCGGGTCAAGGACTTGGCCGGCCTCAACCAGCGCCTCGGTGGCCAGCGTACCGATCAGCTGTTACAGGCAGTTGGCGAACAACTGCTGCGCCAGTGCGAGCCCTATCCGGAAACCCACAATTTGGTGACGCGCATCCGCGGTGGCGAATTTGCCGTGCTGGCGCCAGGGCTGATGCGTGAAGAGGCATTGCAGCTGGCGCAGAACCTGGAAAGCACCCTGCAAAGCCTGCAAGCCACCGGTGCCAGCGATGTTTCGCCGGTCGCCTGTATTGGCCTGGCGCCGTTCAATCACGGTGATTCGCCCCAAGCCCTGTTGACCCTGGCCGACCAGGCACTGGCCCAGGCCGAAACCCTGGGGGATGTCAGTTGGGTGTGCCTGGACCACAGTGCCGCCGCCAGTGTTGGCGACGATCATCACGCCTGGCACTCCCTGCTCGACCAGGCGTTGATCCAGCAGCGCTTCGAGCTGTACTTCCAACCGGTGGTGGCCAGCCAGGATCCGCAACGGGTCCTGCATTACAAAGTCCTTTCACGCCTGGTCGACGGCCAGGGCCACACCATCCCGGCCGGGCGCTTCCTGCCTTGGCTGGAGCGGTTTGGCTGGTCGGCGCGCCTGGACCGGTTGATGTTGGAACTGGTGCTCAAGCAGATGGCCAGCCACAAACATGCGTTGGCTCTGAACCTGTCTGCGGCCACACTGGCCGACCCGCAGGCCCTGAGCCGTGTGTTCGACCTGCTGCGCCAGCACGCCAGCCTGGGCCCGCGCCTGACCCTGGAAATCGGTGAAGAGCAAGTGCCTGAACAAGCGGTGCTGGAGCAGTTAACCCAGCGCCTGCGGGAGCTGAATTTTTCCCTCAGCCTGCAACGCTTTGGCGGGCGTTTCAGCATGATCGGCAACCTGGCGCGCCTGGGCCTGGCCTACCTGAAGATCGATGGCAGCTACATCCGCGACATCGACCAGGAAAGCGACAAGCGTCTGTTTATCGAAGCCATCCAGCGCGCAGCCCACAGCATCGACTTGCCGCTGATTGCCGAGCGGGTCGAAACCGAAGGTGAATTGAAGGTGATTCGCGAGATGGGGATTTTCGGCGTACAGGGTCAGCTGTTTGGTGAGCCGGCACCCTGGCGCTGA
- a CDS encoding DUF3050 domain-containing protein, with protein MFQLQELLRQKKLQLHDHPIFLEINSFPRLQLFMQNHVFAVWDFMTLTKRLQQDLTCMRLPWLPPADPQAARLINEIVLDEESDQRLGDGHSSHFELYLEAMREVGACTLSIERFIALQREGASVDSALAQITIDPAVERFVRHTLDVALNAPTHCVAATFLHGRESIIPTMFKRLLEGCNVAHRQAPSLCYYLQRHIELDTQGHEPAAEQLLRRLTQADPLREQQAWNAALSAVESRIALWDGLHLHAGRQEVDL; from the coding sequence ATGTTTCAACTACAAGAACTACTTCGGCAGAAAAAACTGCAATTGCATGACCATCCGATTTTTTTGGAAATCAATTCTTTCCCCCGGTTACAACTTTTTATGCAGAACCATGTGTTCGCTGTCTGGGACTTCATGACGCTGACCAAACGCCTGCAACAGGACCTGACCTGCATGCGTCTGCCCTGGCTACCGCCAGCAGACCCGCAAGCCGCGCGGCTGATCAACGAAATTGTGCTGGATGAGGAGTCCGACCAGCGTTTGGGCGACGGACACAGCAGTCACTTCGAACTGTATCTGGAAGCCATGCGCGAGGTGGGGGCCTGTACCCTCAGCATCGAACGCTTCATTGCGTTGCAGCGCGAGGGTGCAAGCGTCGACAGCGCCTTGGCACAGATCACGATTGACCCTGCAGTAGAACGCTTTGTGCGGCACACCCTGGACGTTGCCTTGAACGCCCCGACCCATTGTGTCGCCGCTACCTTCCTGCATGGCCGCGAAAGCATTATCCCGACGATGTTCAAACGCCTCCTGGAAGGCTGCAACGTCGCCCATCGGCAAGCCCCCAGCTTGTGCTACTACTTGCAGCGGCACATCGAACTGGACACCCAGGGCCATGAGCCGGCCGCAGAGCAGCTGTTGCGACGGCTGACCCAGGCAGACCCCCTGCGCGAACAACAAGCCTGGAACGCAGCCCTGAGCGCCGTGGAGAGCCGCATTGCCTTGTGGGATGGCCTGCACCTGCACGCAGGACGCCAGGAGGTGGACCTGTGA